The DNA region AGACAACTACATAAAGTCAGTCTGGAGACGATAGACGTACAAGAGAAACTTTTGTTTCTCAACAGATACAGATGCTGCTCACGAGGGCAGAGAGGTTGACAGCAGAGCGGTATTAAGACAGTGTCCCGTGTCATGTATGATGATAGTAGCTAAGTGTGGGCTCTTAGTCGTCGTTTGTGCTGCATTTCACACAAAACAAGAAGAGTTTCTACAGAGATAattgctgctcttcttcctgcCGTCTAGTGCACTCTTTACTGCTCATTGGCAATATGTCATTGGtaatatgttaaaaataaatgcaacgtTAATGACCAGCATCAAGAATTGTGTCATGATAGTTTGAGTGCTAAAttgtttaacctttgaccccacctGTTAGCCTTTTAGCACAGAGTTAGCTCTGATTGACCCATGAAACTTAGTGTTGCACTCTACTGGACATTTACCTGAAATCATCTAAAACTTTGTCAAACCAAGTTTGCTTTTATTGGCTAAAGTTGGATTTAGAGGCTGCAAACAAACCATCCGTCCACTCaacaaacagctgtttgatTTATGGTTGCGCGTGAGCCTTTCAGCTCCCTTTAAAATGGGTACAAAAATTGACCTCATGACAATTCAAGCTTGCAGGACACGCAGATTAAGTTGGATCCTTCCTCCTGGACGTGGCCCCGTGCGACCCAGTGTGCCCCAGTGTGTCTCAGGGTGTCGGATTTGGTAGCATCTGTTGGTGGTGTgacaggtgacaggaagtgtttaaCTGTAATCCAACATCTAACATTTTATAGCAAGATATCGCAAGTTAGCTGCCGATCTGCATTCAATGTATCACTGAGCAACAAACCCAGCAGCTCACAGGGTTTAATGCTAACTGTGACACATGCTAACACCTGAGCACGTGAGCTCTGTGCCGAGCCTGGAAGAATCTAAAATCTCTGGCTCTGATTGACATGAAGGATGATGGGTCCCTGAGCTGTTTAGTCCATTTGTAAATGTGGAACAGGGCGACGAGGATGTGACGCCTGTCATTGACAGCCCAGTTCCAGGTTAGCGGGTGAATCCATAGTAGCTTCTTCTACGATTGAACAAGATAGTTGTTGGCTGCGTCGCATAACATTGCACAGGTTGTGCTTCAGCTcttgtgtgcatctgtgttgATGAAAGTGTGATATTTCCACGCTCTTGTGGGCAAACCGATGCCATCCTGGTTGTAAAAAGCCTCCTTTTGTCTTTCAGATGCCGTACTTTAACCTGCTCCCTGCACACCTGAGCCCATAAATGACCCTTTTTTCTGGATCCCAGGAGTGTGAAGTAGGGAAATAGCAGACTTTCACAGTAGGTTTTTGTGTCCCTTTTTTGGTGCTCGCCGCCCAGGGATGGTGAGACCATCGATCTCTCCTCCTCGTGGTGAAAAGAAGTTCCTCGCTCTGCCTTCCATCCCCAGTGTCGAAGAGAGAGACAGTCGACCAGCCTTCGAACGTCCAGCAACCAATTACCTCATGCCATGGCTGCTCCGTCTGACCTGTTTTTAGGAACTCATTAATTAATGGTAAGCGTGACTCCGGCCCTGAGGGTTGTAAACAAAATTTTACATGAACTAGAATGCAGGAAGGAAGATATTCAAAACTGGCACAGAGAATAAAAATGTTTACCACCCTTAGTCTGACTGATTAGTTCTATACGTAGGAAGAGGTGGGTCATGTTAATCTACGTATTAAAGGTCCATCATGTCGAGATTTCTTGTGTTTGCAGGGTGAAGTTGATTTTGCTGCCTTCAGttacagaagaaacaaaagctTTAGACTTTCGGTGTTTGTTTGGTCAGTGATCGCTTTCTTCTGGCGCAGCGCCGCCAAATGTAAACAGGTCGTCCAGCCACACCTCAACGTGCACACCTGGGCGCAAATATAGAGTATTTGTTTTAAGGCTTGTCAGAGGTCTGGTGCAGGTCTGGTGCCAACTCAAAAGCTGAATCCAAGTCTTATTTCTGATATTTTTCGTCTTCCAGCCATTTCAGGATTTCTGGTGCTTGTAAGCGCAGCACTAGTTTCACTGGAGCTGCAGTGGAAACGGTGACACCTGGTGGTGGACGATATGCAAAAGCCTCACTTCGCACAGCTAAGATCTTTAAACAAAGACACATCTGTCAAAGGTGTTTAGAGGCAGCGAGTGTGATGGAGAATCTGATGAAGGTGGATCAGAGAGATCTaaaaaccatccatccatccatccattctctgccgcttatccggggtcgggtcgcgggggcagcagcctaaggagagaatcccagacttccctctccccagctacttcctctagctcatccggagggatccccaggcgttcccaggccagtcgagagacatagtctctccaacgtgtcctgggtctccccgggggtctcttaccggagggacatgccctgaacacctcaccagggaggcgtccagggggcatcctgactagatgcccaagccaccccatctggctcctctcaacgcggaggagcagcgactctactccgagctcctcccggatggcagagcttctcaccctatctctaagggagagcccagccaccctacggaggaagctcatttcagccgcttgtacccgggatcttgttctttcggtcatgacccaaagctcatgaccataggtgagggtaggaacgaagatcgaccggtaaatcgagagcttcgcctttcggctcagctctctcttcaccacaacggaccggtgcagagcccgcattactgtggacgccgcaccgatccgcctgtcgatctcccgctccattcttcccccactcgtgaacaagaccccgaggtacttaaactcctccacttggggcaggatctcctcctttacccggagaaggcactccacctttttccggttgagaaccatggcctcggatttggaggtgctgattctcatcccagccgcttcacaggcggcggcgaaccgatccagtgatagttggaggtcacgggccgatgaagccaacaggaccacatcatccgcaaaaagcagagacgcgatcctgaggtcaccaaaccggatcccctcaacaccatgactgcacctagaaattctgtccataaaaattatgaacagaatcggtgacaaagggcagccctggcggaggccaaccctcaccggaaacgagttcgacttactgccagcaattcggaccaaactctggcaccgatcgtacagggagcggacagcccgtatcaacgggcccgacaccccatactctcggaggaccccccacaggaccccccgggggacacggtcgaatgctttctccaagtccacaaaacacatgtggactggttgggcaaactcccatgtaccctcgaagaccctgctgagggtgtagagctggtccactgttccacgcccaggacgaaaaccacattgctcctcctgaatccgaggttcgactatccggcggaccctcctctccagtacccctgaatagaccttgccagggaggctgaggagtgtgatccccctatagttggaacacaccctccggtcccccttcttaaaaagagggactaccaccccggtctgccaatccagcggcactgcccccgatgtccacgcgatgttgcagagtcgagtcaaccacgacagccctacaacatccagagccttaagggactctgggcggatctcatccacccccggggccttgccaccgaggagttttttaactacctcggcaacttcagccccggagatacgagagcccatctccaggtccccgggccctacttcctcactggaaggcgtgttggtgggattgaggaggtcctcgaagtattccttccaccgatccacaacatcccgagttgaggtcagcagcacaccatcaccactatacacagtgttgacagtgcactgcttccccctcctcagacgccggatggtggtccagaaccttttcgaggccgtccgaaagtcgttctccatggcctcaccgaactcttcccatgcccgagtctttgcctcggcaaccgccgtagctgcactccgcttggcacgccggtacccatctgctgcctcaggagtcccacaggccagtaaggcccgatacgactccttcttcagcttgacggcatccctcaccgctggtgtccaccagcgggttcgggcattgccgccacgacaggcaccaaccaccttgcggccacagcaccggtcagctgcctcgacaatggaggcacggaacatggtccactcggactcaatgtctaAAAACACCAAAGCTATTTTTAAAATGGGCAAATGTTCCTGTCTACCAGTTGGATAAATATATATGTTGCGTCTTTGTTGCAAATTAAAAATTTGGCTTTGTTCCTAAGAGAAAGAGGGAATCCTTTTGGAGTCCTGCTGGAGTTGTCTCATTTTGAAACCTCCTGCTGCCTACTTGAAGACTGTTTAATTCTTTTCTGTTCTCTGCATGTGCTCGTCACGCAGCCCTGGAGTGTGAGCGGAGTGGAGATGAGAAAAAGGCAGGCGGCACACatcgagccccccccccaggcccctGGACAGCCTCGGCCCAACACTTGCTGTCTCTGCTGGTGTGGCTGCTGCAAGTGTCTCTGGTAAAGACAAAATAAACTCTGTATGTTATGCTGAGTCTGCCGTGCACCAGGAGCTCAAATGTGCTCAGCTCTTTATATTCCAGTGTTTAAAAAGTTGTTTCTCCATCACTGGGTTTAGGAAAACGCTGTTCACAGTCTGTTTTTTTGCTAGGTTTGCTGCTAAAATGGATTTCTTACCGATTCCCACCATATTTAATCTATTGCTAAGCAGTCATTGGCCAGCTGCTTGTATGATAAAACATCTTCAGCCCCAGTTTCTGCCCattgaggagaaaaaaaatcacatgattTCAAAAGCAAAAAGCCCAATATTTGAAGTAgcccctgagcaaggcagcagGCTGCACGAGCTGTGTGGCTCCTTTAATTGCCTGGTCATGGCTGCTCTCTTGCCAGGAGAGCGCGCTGAATGAAACATTGTTTTGGGCAGCGAGCGCAGAATGCGCCGCTTCTTTCACACCACTTCATGTGGAGTGGCAGCAGCTTGTGGACGGAGAGTCATCAGTTTTCAGGGCCCTGAGCTCCAGGACACGTCTGGAGTCGCGTGTTCGCGGctgtttgtgggttttctaCACTGTCGGTGTGGACTTGAGCTCCATGACCGCTTTGGTAGGTTTCTCATCCTCGATCACAGAGCCTTTATCAGGACGGGGTGCATTCTATTTCGGTGCACATCACATGCGAAACAGCTGTGGAGACAAGCCCTTCTATTTTTCCGTATTGTGAGCAAGCCGGGGGCTCTTCTGCTGGCTTATCCCATTACTGCTACACAATGGAGACTTTGACGAGAGTGTAAGAGGAAGGAAAGATCCTCCACGGTGGGACAGAAATAGAGCGtcgagtgtgtgtggagaggccagcctgtgtgtgtcctccacagTGTTTACTAAAGCTTTATTGTTCACCAGCTTTAAATGTACATTCTTAGAGTTTACAGGGACCACAGTTAATGAGGTTGTGTGTTAATGAGTTGTAGTTAAAATATGAAGATGCTCAGTTCTCTTCACATTATTATTGCTGTGCAGCGGTTCTTCCTGCCTGTCTAGGGCAGTTTTTCTCAATAGGATCCATATTGGAGCTGTTAATGTTCAACATAATCAAGCCATATATCTAAATATTAGCTAAACTTGCTAGCGATGGTTGTGGCGTCAGTGATTTATTTACAGCTCCTGCCTGTAACTAATGTGCTCTTATTGTGTAATAAATTATTATTCCTCTtaatattttagttttaatgCTGGTcttgaaaaaaaatccatgtcAATAGATTTTGAGTCTTTGCTGTAAATCAAATGTCAATAAAATGGGCACTGAATTCAGGCTTTTGTGACGGTTGATCCAGGAATGAGGACAGGATGGAGCGCAGTGAACGGCAGACCTGCACCAAGATGGACAGCATTGAGGCGGCAGAAGAACAGTAAGTCcgattttatgtgtgtgtgtctgtgtgtcttcgACACTTTTACATTATCTCGCCTCTCGACCTCTTAGACGCCCAagtctggaggaggtgctgtcGTGGTCGAGGAGCTTTGAGCTGATGCTGCGCTCTTTAGAGGGCCGAGAGGTGTTCCGGGAGTTCCTGCGCTCTGAATACAGCGAGGACAACCTGCTCTTCTGGTTGGCCTGCGAAGATCTGAAAAAAGAGACCGACTCCGCCTTGGTGGATGAGAAAGCCAGGATCATATATGAAGACTATGTGTCCATACTATCACCCAAAGAGGTACCTTCAAAAAAATTTTTACTTGCACATCGTTTAGCATCAGGAGAGTTGGGAGATTGGATCTGCGCTTCTGGATCAGTCTGGCAGAGTAGCTTGACTCTGACATGTGACCATCCTACACCTGTAACATCTGTATAGTATTGTGACCACAAAAAtactgttaaaataaaaaataaaatctctcaAAAGCTCAAAGACCCTACTGGAAACGACACATTAACATTTAACACGTTAACATTTACAGGTTAGTTACGGTATATTCAGCACTCGCTGCGGCTGCTCCACCAAGAGGCCACAAAATGTTTTGTCCCTTCCAGGTTGCTTTCGATTGTTTAAGGCTTAACTCAGTCATATCTGTGTTTCTTTCCTGACCCAGGTGAGCCTGGACTCGCGGGTCAGAGAAGGAATAAACCAGACCCTGGCCGAGCCCAGCAACCTGATGTACGAGGAGGCCCAGTTCCAGATTTACACCCTGATGCACCGTGACTCCTTCCCCCGTTTCCTCAACTCCTCCCTTTACAGAGACCTCCTGGCCAACAGGAGACGCGCCTGCCTCGACCCctagacccacacacacaccaacaccgCCACCCCACCTCCCCCTGCCCCTCATCGCCATCAGATGCCAACAAGACTACTTTAAATTCAAATACTACTATGGTGCCAGAAGTAGGGTTTGGAaaaatctctccctctttcttgaTTGGAAAAAAGACTGAGTGACTTCCAAGATAGTCGgttgtttttctatttatatttttaaagcaatttCTATCCACTCCTCCACTGGAGCCAGGTCGACCTTTGCCGGTTGGCTGTTGGTCTAAGACCAATCACGATGCTGGCCAGTGATTGTTTTGCTAACACTTGGACTCCTCCGACAGcgggagagaaacagagagacaaaaaaagacaagcCAACTGTTCCTGTACTGTAATATTTCCACCTCGTTCATTCTGCCCTCACTGTCATGCTCTTCAGTCTCTCCTGTTTTATATTCTGTCCAGTTTCTCccctttgttgttttatttaattgcCATTGAAACATGAAATCCGTGGTAGTTGGTGGAAGATGCCCGTACGCACTGACTTTGCATGTAACTATCCTTCTACAGTAGCCGACAACGTTAGCCGCGGACTGCaaccttttgtgtttttactaCCAAGATGTGTGACAGGAATCTGTCTCTTCTGTGttcagagaagggaaaaaactCTACCTGTGCCGATCTAAAGCTTAGCGCAGTTTTGGTCCCGATGATGGCGTCTGCAGCAACGGCACCGAGTTTATCCATCCGTCCgtgtgtccatccatctgtctgcctgtcccgTCCAAGCGCTTTCCTTCTTTAGGATACTTTACTGGGAGAAGTAAGGGCTAGAATTGTGGTTGGGCAGCTACATGTTTAATTATTACATCATGAACTGTAAAGAGAAAAATCACAATGCCTTTACCTGTAAAAGGCGGCGCGAGTGCTGCTCGAATTTCTCTCGTGCGCGACTACGACGTGTCCAAGATTCCCGCTGCCCGCGTTTTATCGTCTTCAGTGCCGCCATCTCAGCCGGACAAGCACAGGGGCCCGAGGCGGGGGAGGGAAGTGGCGCCGGAGGGCGTCAAATCAAACCTGCGGATTTCGACATTCCTGCCAGTTAACCTGGTGTCGGTGGGAGAGAACGTGCCATTGCGGGAGGCGGGGCTTCGCTGGTCCCTGACCTCCATCTGTCAGGTTTTAGACCGGAGAGGGTCGTGACCTTCCTTTGATGATCACAATCGGACCGTAGAGTTGTCACCCAGGTGCCAAACACGACGCCACCGAATCTGTGAAGTTATACTGGCAGCATATGAAGCTGTGTGGGAGGGGAGCTTAGTTATCTCCTGCCCAGGTGTTTCCCACCGGAGCTGGCTGGGAGAAGGGTCAGCAGCGAGGCGTCGCTCTGTTAAACCTGCCCACCGCGAGCATGTGTGTGCTCGCCGTGCTCACCCAGGGCCGACCTTCGCGCAGTCGTTGGGTTTTTTCCTGATCTGACTTTAACAGCATGCGATGATaaacgtgtgtatgtgtatgaagCCGTTACACACTCAGAGAAAAcccagaaaaaataaaaatgaaagatttgCCAAATGACCCTCTAATATTTTTGAATATATGAGGgcatttagttttttttagtGTAAACATTTGAAGGAGACCTTTGTTCCTGGCCTGTGGATGTGCAGTAAGTAGAACGTGCATGAGTGCAGTGCAGTATATACttcttaaaaataacaataataagtGGGCCTCCAGTTTTATTGATTATATCACATGATGGGATAGAACACATGTTGATTGGGAGGCAAGCTCAGCCTGTAAGAGTCTGAGGAACCTCATTGATTAATGCAGTTCACATCATGTAACTACCTGAAGTTTGTGCCAATGTTGGTCTAAATTAAATGTAGTTGTAGACATTCTGGGATGTCTAGCAGACTATTTAAGTGCAATTGGATGTGGTTTATGTCGTGATGTGACCAGCAATGTTGGCTTGGTTTTGAATCGGTCGTGGTTTAAATCGCACCCGGAATATTTTCATGCATCCGTGATATTTTTTCCTTGGAACTTCATACAGCACCGATATTTGTCATCCGAACCCGGTGAAGCTGCCAGCTTGAAACCAAACTCTTATTGTTTTTTTAGGGCCGGTAACGAAGGCCGATGTGCCGCCAGTGTCGCCGTAGTGAAACTACACTGTACATTTGACCTTTGGCAATACGGCACTCACACGGACGTCTCAGGAGCCCTGAAGACTGGATGGATGACgccatgcatgcatgcatttgCTGAGTTCCACAGCCTAATTTTACCCTTCTCTCCAGTCTGTGGATCAGCTTTCATATTCAGGAAATGTGAATTTTAGATTTTTAGTAGAAGAAATGTGCAGTGAAAGCCCTCCTCTGTGCAGCACGGCTGCGTCTCCTCACGCTGAGTTCATGCAGACGTTCACACCAGAATGTTTCACCAAGAACCCCACAACCACGTCACGGTGCAACTAAAACGTTAAAAGTTTACATTTGTAAATGGAGGCGTGTTTTATCTGGTTTAGTACTGTAAGAGTGGGTGGCTCACTAGAGGCTGGCAGGAGACCCGGGTAACAGTGTTTTACAGGGAGGCGGCAGAAACCAGAACATCCTGCTCCCCGTCCTTTTAATTTATGGTTTCTTTGACACGGTGGAGAACACGCTTCACTTTTCTTTATTAAGTGCATTTGCAATGTGGATTTTTACCAGCAACCGTCTCCTGATCCTCAGTTTTAAAATTGGCGGAGGTCCCAGGTGCGCGGGTTTCTGAAACTAGCTGAGCATTTATAAAGGGTGGAGGTGTTGAGACGAGGCGGAGGAGCTCTGGCCTTACAGACGCGTTCACTTTCCCCCGTATCTTTGTCTACATTCACACAGATGCCGGGGGAAAACCCCTCAACGCATGTCTCTGTGGGGTGTCTCACTACCTCTCATGTGGGTTAATTTATTTCACATCTAGTCGTTCTTAGATCTACTTGAAGCCTAACACTGTAATCAAAAACGTGCACAGGAAAAAGACTGTACCAGACGGTTGAAGAGAGCTTGGCCTGGTCcacattcttttttgtttctatgtttgtttgtctttgtgtcgAGCTGAATTAGAGTTTTGCATCTCTGTAATGAATTCAGGAATCCACTGTTTTTAAGGGCTAATCCCATTTTTGCCTATGCAAAGCTGTTACTGTGGGTTAGTGGAGGGAGGGCGAGGAGCCGCACCTTTCACCTGTCCTCGATGGTCCATGGTTTACATCGCCCTTTGCTGATACTCTTCAGTCCTCTTCAGCAAAAATGTATGCCTATTTTTGTTTCTATATAAGTATTATATACCTATATACATCTATATAAAACACGTAATATACAGAGAAAATATTATATGCCTTTGTGATGGTAAAAAGAATCCTTGctgaaacaaataaatgtgttgtcTGACACGTGGCTGTGTGCTGGCGTCTTGGTGAGGTGAAAATTCAAACCTACAGAACAACCATATCCAGAAGCCGACCGCAGTAGTTCTCAACTCAAAAACTCAATTATACTTAAAATTCCTGAAAGACTTTGTCAAGTTCAAGTTTGTTGGtccatccttttcttttttttttgtcctaaGTGGGTGAGGTGGTAACCTTTTGATGTGGGACGCGTGAAGGTCACTTGCTCTGTCCAGCTGTCCAGGCTGGCCGAAGTTTAGTCTCCATCCAAAACCTCCAAACCCGATCTGTTCTGACCGCCACTTCTCTTTGTAGCCGCATCCAGTCAGATTATCACTGTGTGATTTTGTTATTCTGGTTTTCTCCCACGATGCATCAGAGACGGGCGGCTTTACTGACCGACGGTGTGTGATATCTGCTGTTCTGTGCTTGTTGATACTTCTGTAACACGCGGCGGAGACCTGAACCCACTcgtctgttcctcctcctcaaacGCTGTCGGCTTTGCGGTGTCTCTCCAGAGATGTTTGTATAAACTGAGTAATGGGATGAACGGAGCAGATGGAGCTGCTACACTTGGGTTTCAGCAGTTTTAGGCAATCACTCTCTTCTTTATTGATTTCGATGCCTAAGCCTCTCGGTTTTCTGCCATGCCTTTGTAGATAGATTACAGAGTTTTACTGTCACTTTAGGCGATTTAGAAAAAGTGACTCTTTTCTATTGAGCATGCTTTttgctaaataaaataaataattcagtTATTTGCTATAAACAATACTGTATGAGTATGTATTCTAGTACTGCAGTATGCAGACAATAAAAGATATCAGACACTCATTTTTACTGAGAGAATCATATTTGTTCTCCTGGTTTCATCGTGTTGACAGTGATGTTTCATTGTGTCACCTGGATGTTGTTGGTTCTAACCTGTGTATGCATGATCAAACCCGTCTCAATTAGGGTGTTTTGATGCAAAAGGCTCCAAAACAAGTGCAACCTCTCAGATCTGAAGGGACATAGGGTCCAAGGAGGCGCCATCCCTGAGTGCGCTCGCCTTTTTTAACGAGTCAGTCATTAATCCCTGATTCATTTGTAGCGTAGTGCAGAGATGACATCACTGCCTTGACCGATCAGAGCAGAACTGACCTCTGTTCCATCTCCTCTCGTCCTCAGCAAGGAAATTGAACACTGAGCATTTTTTCTCAGCCAAAGAGTAAATTTAGAAGAAATTACACCCAATGTTCTGCTCTAACTGCATTTTTCAAACCTGCTGGGTGTAAAAAATACCATCTGCATAATTTAAAATCCACTTTTACTGTCGGGcttgttgggaaaaaaaacactgttgacACTTGATCGGGAGGCAAAACCGGTGCTGAGATCCTGCCCAACCAATCAGGGCGAACATAACTGAAATAAAACCTGGCAAAAACTGGCTAGTTTGAGTTAAACACTGGGAGGGCTCATTCCTTTACCACAGCCTAGCACCAGAGAGCAACACAGGTGCTCTAGCCTGAGGAGTTGAGACTGAATGAACTGATGTTGCAGTCGGGAGTCAAAGAAAATGCACCAGTTTTATCTCCTTTGTCCTTAAGTTGCTGTTGCAGGTGCGTTTACAGGACTGTTCTGCTGAGTCGGCATCATTGAGCTTTGTAGAACATTCTGGATCTCCAGGTTCTGTCTTTGTCACTTCCTGGTAACTGTCAATTAAATAGTGCTGCTAGAGAAAGATATCTAAATGTACCACAATAAATACTTCATTGATTTTTCTCCCGACTCCATTTTTGTTCTTTGCTGACGACGATGAACACGGaggcacattttattttgctaaCGCAGTAACGGGTTGCCTTCGGGGTGAATGTCACATAGGGAATTTAACCCTCAACAGCTACTGACCTGTTGGGAAAATACGTTTTTCATCAGCCTTAAAGGGATTTCTGTG from Takifugu rubripes chromosome 4, fTakRub1.2, whole genome shotgun sequence includes:
- the rgs17 gene encoding regulator of G-protein signaling 17 — translated: MPWSVSGVEMRKRQAAHIEPPPQAPGQPRPNTCCLCWCGCCKCLWNEDRMERSERQTCTKMDSIEAAEEQRPSLEEVLSWSRSFELMLRSLEGREVFREFLRSEYSEDNLLFWLACEDLKKETDSALVDEKARIIYEDYVSILSPKEVSLDSRVREGINQTLAEPSNLMYEEAQFQIYTLMHRDSFPRFLNSSLYRDLLANRRRACLDP